Proteins from one Streptomyces genisteinicus genomic window:
- a CDS encoding threonine/serine dehydratase yields MHQLTYGDVKTAADRIAGDIRPVTIAPVDPGAIRTAPRDPLDDRPAEPCEVHLALEFMQHTGSFKARGAQNFIRAHREAGTLPPAGVTIASGGNAGLACAWAAGRQNVPATVFLPATAPGVKVDRLRGYGADVRLVGTEYADALAACETFAAETGALASHAYDHPLIAAGAGTLMEEIQQRIPGLDTIVVAVGGGGLFAGVATAARHHGIRTVAVEPENCRALHAALEAGRPVDVAVDSVAADSLGARRASETALHAARQDGVISVIVPDAEIVRARRALWDHRRIAVEHAAATALAALTAPPHHTPDRDLPPGRRAPFRSYRPAPGERVAVVLCGANTDPGDLLNPVAPERT; encoded by the coding sequence ATGCACCAGCTCACGTACGGCGACGTCAAGACCGCCGCCGACCGGATCGCCGGCGACATCCGGCCCGTCACGATCGCGCCGGTCGATCCCGGCGCGATCCGCACCGCGCCCCGCGACCCCCTGGACGACCGGCCCGCCGAGCCCTGCGAGGTCCACCTCGCGCTGGAGTTCATGCAGCACACCGGGTCCTTCAAGGCACGCGGCGCCCAGAACTTCATCCGGGCCCACCGGGAGGCCGGCACCCTGCCGCCGGCCGGGGTGACCATCGCCTCCGGCGGGAACGCGGGGCTGGCGTGCGCCTGGGCCGCCGGGCGGCAGAACGTGCCCGCCACGGTCTTCCTCCCCGCGACCGCGCCCGGGGTGAAGGTCGACCGGCTCCGCGGCTACGGTGCCGACGTGCGCCTCGTCGGCACCGAGTACGCGGACGCGCTCGCCGCCTGCGAGACCTTCGCCGCCGAAACGGGCGCGCTCGCCTCGCACGCCTACGACCACCCCCTGATCGCCGCCGGGGCCGGCACGCTGATGGAGGAGATCCAGCAGCGGATACCTGGCCTGGACACGATCGTCGTCGCGGTCGGCGGAGGCGGTCTGTTCGCCGGTGTCGCGACCGCCGCCCGGCACCACGGCATCCGCACCGTCGCGGTCGAGCCGGAGAACTGCCGCGCGCTCCACGCCGCCCTGGAGGCCGGCCGCCCGGTCGACGTCGCCGTGGACTCCGTCGCCGCCGACTCCCTCGGCGCCCGCCGCGCGTCGGAGACGGCCCTGCACGCCGCCCGGCAGGACGGTGTGATCTCCGTGATCGTGCCGGACGCCGAGATCGTCCGCGCACGCCGGGCACTGTGGGACCACCGCCGCATCGCCGTCGAACACGCGGCCGCCACCGCGCTCGCGGCCCTCACCGCACCCCCGCACCACACCCCCGACCGCGACCTCCCGCCCGGCCGCCGCGCCCCCTTCCGCAGCTACCGCCCCGCCCCCGGCGAGCGCGTCGCGGTCGTGCTCTGCGGCGCGAACACCGACCCGGGCGATCTGCTGAATCCGGTTGCGCCGGAACGGACATGA
- a CDS encoding helix-turn-helix domain-containing protein, producing the protein MDDSTRQRDDDPGGAPAPDPGSGILRVFGRQLKRFRLRAGVERSEFAGRLGYSVSTIAAYEQGRRVPPPRFIDQADELLDAGDVLKEMKEEVARAQFPAFFRDAAKLEAEAVELHAYDTNLVKGLMQTEDYARAVFRMWRPLLDEETIEQRIAARLARQAIFTRRPRPHMSFVIEEAALHKRLGGREVWRSQLEQILLICQARNVDVQVMPLDREEHAGLAGPFTLMELRDGRRIGYTEVQSDSRLHTERGRVRGLEATYGTLRAQALSPRESQALIEKLLGDR; encoded by the coding sequence ATGGACGATTCCACAAGGCAACGGGACGACGACCCGGGCGGCGCCCCCGCCCCTGATCCGGGCTCGGGCATCCTGCGGGTCTTCGGCCGTCAGCTGAAGCGCTTCCGGCTGCGGGCGGGGGTGGAGCGGTCGGAATTCGCGGGGAGGTTGGGTTACTCGGTCTCGACGATCGCCGCGTACGAACAGGGGCGCCGGGTGCCACCGCCTCGCTTCATCGATCAGGCGGACGAACTGCTCGATGCGGGCGACGTTCTGAAAGAGATGAAGGAGGAGGTGGCACGGGCGCAGTTTCCGGCGTTCTTCCGGGATGCGGCGAAGCTGGAGGCGGAGGCGGTGGAGCTGCACGCCTACGACACGAACCTGGTCAAGGGCCTGATGCAGACGGAGGACTACGCTCGCGCCGTGTTCAGGATGTGGCGGCCTCTCTTGGACGAGGAGACCATCGAGCAGCGGATCGCGGCCCGGTTGGCTCGCCAGGCGATCTTCACCAGGCGTCCGCGCCCCCATATGAGCTTCGTGATCGAGGAAGCCGCACTCCACAAGCGCCTCGGCGGGCGGGAGGTCTGGCGGAGCCAGCTGGAACAGATCCTGCTGATCTGCCAGGCGCGCAACGTCGACGTGCAGGTGATGCCACTCGACCGGGAGGAGCACGCCGGGCTTGCCGGACCGTTCACCTTGATGGAGCTGCGGGACGGACGGAGGATCGGATATACGGAGGTCCAGAGCGACAGCCGGCTGCACACCGAGCGGGGCAGGGTGCGTGGGCTGGAAGCCACGTATGGGACCCTGCGTGCTCAGGCTCTCAGTCCAAGGGAGTCGCAAGCTCTGATCGAGAAGTTGCTGGGAGACCGATGA
- a CDS encoding acyl-CoA carboxylase subunit epsilon, which translates to MTVPITAVPSAACIRIEKGAVTPEELAALTVLFLSRSSGAAAEAGTGHPAPATAWRPDGFHAPHSWQAP; encoded by the coding sequence ATGACCGTCCCCATCACGGCCGTCCCGTCCGCGGCCTGCATCCGCATCGAGAAGGGTGCGGTGACCCCCGAGGAGCTCGCCGCCCTCACCGTCCTCTTCCTCTCCCGGTCCTCCGGGGCGGCCGCCGAGGCCGGAACCGGCCACCCGGCCCCCGCCACCGCCTGGCGCCCCGACGGATTCCACGCCCCCCACAGCTGGCAGGCGCCCTGA
- a CDS encoding ATP-grasp domain-containing protein — protein sequence MTQPLAPQLVMVGFFPAFIRSLERHLPPRSLTVVEDPGVYAKKPIAAMEGSFRCLTEVRLAAYQQSGDAVDEIVRLHRETGVTGVLPGLEYAVEAAAEAAAALGLPGLGTGAARTLRDKILLRETTTAAGMAAPDFAELTSADDLAAFLARDPGRSTVLKPANRQASLGVRFLPPGASRDEAATAWRATTGADEGAQIADRPMTWRYLAEERLQGPEVSVEALVAGGRLLFLNVTAKTTADGPHPVELGHVLPAALPAATDTALRTGMEALVGAVGIGSGILCAEWILTDGGPVLVECAGRCPGDSLMELIALAWGDDFHHRLADLLRGETPVLPDTAERCAAIRFLHAPPGTVTDVDGAEEARRLPGVSELAVTAVPGQAVGGLHSSWDRLGHVIAVGATPEEALAAAATAAARVRITVTPEPAAAQPAHAV from the coding sequence GTGACCCAGCCGCTCGCACCCCAGCTCGTCATGGTCGGCTTCTTCCCGGCCTTCATCCGCTCCCTGGAACGGCACCTGCCGCCCCGCTCCCTGACCGTCGTCGAGGACCCCGGCGTCTACGCGAAGAAGCCCATCGCCGCCATGGAGGGCTCCTTCCGCTGCCTCACCGAGGTCCGCCTCGCCGCCTACCAGCAGTCCGGCGACGCGGTCGACGAGATCGTGCGCCTGCACCGCGAGACCGGTGTGACCGGGGTGCTCCCCGGACTCGAGTACGCCGTCGAGGCCGCCGCCGAGGCCGCCGCAGCCCTCGGACTGCCCGGCCTCGGCACCGGCGCCGCCCGCACACTGCGCGACAAGATCCTGCTGCGCGAGACGACCACCGCCGCCGGGATGGCGGCGCCGGACTTCGCCGAACTGACCTCCGCCGACGACCTCGCCGCCTTCCTCGCACGCGACCCCGGCCGCTCCACCGTGCTGAAGCCGGCCAACCGGCAGGCCAGCCTCGGCGTCCGCTTCCTGCCCCCGGGAGCCTCCCGGGACGAGGCGGCGACGGCGTGGCGGGCCACGACCGGCGCCGACGAGGGCGCCCAGATCGCGGACCGCCCGATGACCTGGCGCTACCTCGCGGAGGAGCGCCTTCAGGGCCCCGAGGTCAGCGTCGAGGCGCTCGTCGCCGGCGGACGCCTGCTGTTCCTCAACGTCACCGCCAAGACCACCGCCGACGGCCCCCACCCCGTCGAGCTCGGCCACGTCCTGCCCGCCGCCCTGCCCGCCGCCACGGACACCGCCCTGCGCACGGGCATGGAGGCGCTGGTCGGCGCCGTGGGCATCGGCTCCGGCATCCTGTGCGCCGAGTGGATCCTCACCGACGGCGGCCCCGTCCTGGTGGAGTGCGCGGGGCGCTGCCCCGGCGACAGCCTCATGGAGCTGATCGCCCTCGCCTGGGGCGACGACTTCCACCACCGTCTCGCCGACCTGCTGCGCGGCGAGACGCCCGTGCTGCCGGACACCGCCGAGCGCTGCGCGGCCATCCGCTTCCTGCACGCCCCGCCCGGCACGGTGACGGACGTCGACGGCGCCGAGGAGGCGCGCCGACTGCCCGGCGTCAGCGAACTCGCCGTCACCGCCGTCCCCGGCCAGGCCGTCGGCGGCCTGCACAGCAGCTGGGACCGGCTCGGCCACGTCATCGCCGTGGGCGCCACCCCCGAGGAGGCGCTCGCCGCCGCCGCGACGGCGGCCGCGCGCGTCCGCATCACCGTGACCCCCGAACCCGCCGCCGCGCAGCCCGCCCACGCCGTCTGA
- a CDS encoding ATP-grasp domain-containing protein — MTDAVIMCNLRPNQLEHHAALRAAHRLGLKVLLITDQKAEVAPSLLAEQIRVPTYDIPQLVAAGRELAARHRVAAVVTWSDRDVLGTAELARALGLPGLDPGAAPAFRNKHLMRTALAELPEYLPRFARVTGVAELESAAEYVGTPAVLKPTGAAGSIGIFEIHRHADLRPAFDRLTAYTRPEVHPIFATSTGELILEEFLTGSEHSVEGYVHQGRVTLAGVTDKTTLAPFHTETRHVFPSALPAGATAAIARMTEAVVGRLGLDDGVFHLECKWDGERPRLVEVAARVGGDHITSHLVPLATGTSFYENTLRVATGAAPLAPTAPPLAAGVQKFLAPHAGIFRGLDGLVEATAVPGLEHLVVDTRPGATVRVPPEHYMEYALGAAVVRAGTPAEVTAALDTVQSLVRPVVDH; from the coding sequence GTGACCGACGCCGTCATCATGTGCAATCTCCGCCCCAACCAGCTCGAGCACCACGCGGCCCTGCGCGCCGCCCACCGCCTCGGGCTGAAGGTCCTGCTGATCACCGACCAGAAGGCCGAGGTCGCCCCCTCCCTGCTGGCCGAGCAGATCCGCGTCCCCACCTACGACATCCCGCAACTCGTCGCGGCGGGCCGCGAACTCGCCGCCCGGCACCGGGTCGCCGCCGTGGTCACCTGGAGCGACCGTGACGTCCTCGGCACCGCGGAACTGGCCCGCGCCCTCGGCCTGCCCGGGCTCGACCCCGGGGCCGCGCCCGCCTTCCGCAACAAGCACCTCATGCGTACCGCGCTCGCCGAACTCCCCGAGTACCTGCCGCGCTTCGCCCGGGTGACCGGCGTGGCGGAACTGGAGAGCGCCGCCGAGTACGTCGGCACCCCCGCCGTGCTCAAGCCCACCGGAGCCGCCGGAAGCATCGGCATCTTCGAGATCCACCGGCACGCCGACCTGCGCCCCGCCTTCGACCGGCTCACCGCCTACACCCGCCCCGAAGTGCACCCCATCTTCGCGACGAGCACCGGCGAACTGATCCTGGAGGAGTTCCTGACCGGCTCCGAGCACAGCGTCGAGGGATACGTCCACCAGGGCCGCGTCACCCTCGCCGGCGTCACCGACAAGACGACCCTCGCCCCCTTCCACACCGAGACCCGCCACGTCTTCCCGTCCGCGCTGCCCGCCGGGGCGACCGCCGCGATCGCCCGGATGACGGAGGCGGTAGTCGGCCGGCTCGGTCTCGACGACGGCGTGTTCCACCTCGAGTGCAAGTGGGACGGCGAACGGCCCCGGCTCGTCGAGGTCGCCGCCCGGGTCGGCGGCGACCACATCACCTCCCACCTCGTCCCCCTGGCCACCGGCACCTCGTTCTACGAGAACACCCTCCGCGTCGCCACGGGCGCAGCCCCGCTCGCCCCCACCGCACCCCCGCTCGCCGCCGGCGTGCAGAAGTTCCTCGCCCCCCACGCGGGCATTTTCCGGGGCCTCGACGGGCTGGTCGAGGCCACCGCCGTCCCCGGCCTGGAACACCTCGTCGTGGACACCAGGCCCGGCGCCACCGTCCGCGTCCCGCCCGAGCACTACATGGAGTACGCCCTCGGCGCCGCCGTCGTCCGCGCGGGCACGCCCGCGGAGGTCACCGCCGCCCTGGACACCGTGCAGTCCCTCGTCCGTCCCGTCGTCGACCACTGA
- a CDS encoding DUF4259 domain-containing protein, whose amino-acid sequence MGTWDIGPFDNDTAADFADALDDATSEEREALIRGALTRTADATGWLAEGEEAVAAAALIAAQCPGGDPVDSPYGPDSPMPAFSDDLRTLADEALARVMSDEAGPASNWDCPEAWKQWRAGLNRLRTVLAPPSLSIPLFEIEQWQSVIRHRT is encoded by the coding sequence ATGGGCACCTGGGACATCGGCCCCTTCGACAACGACACTGCCGCGGACTTCGCCGATGCTCTCGACGACGCCACATCCGAGGAGCGCGAGGCGCTGATCCGTGGCGCCCTCACGCGCACTGCCGACGCCACCGGCTGGCTCGCCGAGGGAGAAGAAGCGGTGGCGGCAGCCGCCCTGATTGCGGCGCAATGCCCTGGCGGCGACCCGGTCGACTCACCCTACGGCCCCGACTCGCCCATGCCCGCCTTCTCCGACGATCTCCGGACGCTCGCGGACGAGGCCCTCGCTCGCGTCATGAGCGACGAGGCCGGGCCGGCCTCCAACTGGGACTGTCCGGAAGCCTGGAAGCAGTGGCGAGCCGGCCTCAACCGCCTTCGCACAGTCCTCGCTCCGCCATCACTGTCCATCCCGCTGTTCGAGATCGAGCAATGGCAGAGCGTCATCCGTCACAGAACCTGA
- a CDS encoding acyl-CoA carboxylase subunit beta, which yields MRFHVAELAKIRERVHAGPSEKATAAQKAKGKLTARERIGLLLDEGSFHEVEPLRRHRATGFGLEAKRPYTDGVVTGWGSVMGRTVFVYAHDFRIFGGALGEAHAAKIHKIMDLALSAGAPLVSLNDGAGARIQEGVTALAGYGGIFRRNTKASGVIPQISVMLGPCAGGAAYSPALTDFVFMVRETSQMFITGPDVVKAVTGEEISQNGLGGADVHAETSGVCHFAYDDEETCLEEVRYLLSLLPGNNRETPPSSPVEDPPDRSCDSLADLVPVDGNRPYDMRHVIEEIVDDGEFLEVHERWAPNIICTLTRLGGQVVGIVANQPRVLAGVLDVEASEKAARFVQMCDAFSIPLVTLLDVPGFLPGVGQEHGGIIRHGAKLLYAYCDATVPRISLILRKAYGGAYIVMDSQSIGADLTYAWPTNEIAVMGAEGAANVIFRRRIAEAEDPEAERDALVKAYKAELMHPYYAAERGLVDDVIDPARTREVLIGSLAMLRTKHVDRPARKHGNPPQ from the coding sequence ATGCGGTTCCACGTCGCCGAGCTGGCCAAGATCCGCGAGCGGGTGCACGCGGGCCCGAGCGAGAAGGCCACCGCCGCACAGAAGGCCAAGGGCAAACTCACCGCCCGGGAGCGGATCGGCCTGCTCCTCGACGAGGGCTCGTTCCACGAGGTGGAGCCGCTGCGCCGGCACCGGGCGACCGGCTTCGGACTGGAGGCCAAGCGGCCGTACACCGACGGAGTCGTCACCGGCTGGGGCTCCGTGATGGGCCGCACCGTCTTCGTCTACGCGCACGACTTCCGTATCTTCGGCGGAGCACTGGGCGAGGCCCACGCCGCCAAGATCCACAAGATCATGGACCTGGCCCTGTCGGCGGGCGCCCCGCTCGTCTCGCTCAACGACGGCGCGGGCGCCCGGATCCAGGAGGGCGTCACCGCCCTGGCGGGCTACGGCGGGATCTTCCGCCGCAACACCAAGGCGTCCGGGGTCATCCCCCAGATCAGTGTGATGCTCGGCCCGTGCGCGGGCGGTGCGGCCTACTCGCCGGCCCTGACGGACTTCGTGTTCATGGTCCGCGAGACCTCGCAGATGTTCATCACCGGGCCCGACGTGGTCAAGGCGGTGACGGGCGAGGAGATCAGCCAGAACGGCCTCGGCGGCGCGGACGTGCACGCCGAGACGTCCGGGGTGTGCCACTTCGCCTACGACGACGAGGAGACCTGCCTGGAGGAGGTGCGCTACCTGCTCTCCCTGCTGCCGGGCAACAACCGGGAGACACCCCCTTCGTCGCCGGTCGAGGACCCGCCGGACAGGAGCTGCGACTCGCTCGCCGACCTGGTCCCGGTCGACGGCAACCGCCCGTACGACATGCGGCACGTGATCGAGGAGATCGTCGACGACGGCGAATTCCTGGAGGTCCACGAACGCTGGGCCCCCAACATCATCTGCACACTGACCAGGCTCGGCGGACAGGTGGTGGGCATCGTCGCCAACCAGCCCCGGGTCCTCGCCGGCGTCCTGGACGTCGAGGCGAGCGAGAAGGCGGCGCGCTTCGTGCAGATGTGCGACGCCTTCAGCATCCCGCTCGTCACCCTGCTCGACGTCCCCGGGTTCCTGCCGGGTGTCGGCCAGGAGCACGGCGGCATCATCCGGCACGGCGCCAAGCTGCTGTACGCGTACTGCGACGCGACCGTGCCGCGCATCTCGCTGATCCTCCGCAAGGCGTACGGCGGCGCGTACATCGTCATGGACAGCCAGTCCATCGGCGCCGACCTCACCTACGCGTGGCCGACGAACGAGATCGCGGTGATGGGCGCGGAGGGTGCGGCCAACGTGATCTTCCGTCGCCGGATCGCCGAGGCGGAGGATCCCGAGGCCGAACGCGACGCGCTGGTCAAGGCGTACAAGGCGGAGCTGATGCATCCCTACTACGCGGCCGAACGCGGTCTGGTGGACGACGTCATCGACCCCGCGCGGACCCGCGAGGTGCTGATCGGCTCGCTGGCGATGCTGCGGACCAAGCACGTCGACCGTCCCGCCCGCAAGCACGGCAACCCCCCTCAGTGA
- a CDS encoding AfsR/SARP family transcriptional regulator, with protein MLSFSILGALQIRTALGPAEISGDLQRTLIQTLLVNEGQSISGESLIEEMWGDSVPDNQANALQAHISRLRRKLKSLEPDRVTSRVTIHPSGYRLTVGQGELDAIEFTKTVRQAEVAAASDPAGTARLLADALAMWRGPVFGDFAGGTLCQLACGRYEEHRMRAMELRFDAELSLRNHAAVLAELHDAHTNHPLRERFCEQLMIALYRSGRQADALNVYRRMWQHLSDELGIEPSPSLRRVENAILSHDPSLACNSPAPVVLQPA; from the coding sequence ATGCTGAGCTTCTCGATTCTCGGCGCCCTCCAGATCCGCACCGCGTTAGGTCCCGCGGAGATCTCCGGTGATCTCCAACGGACCCTCATCCAGACGCTTCTCGTGAACGAGGGACAGTCCATCTCCGGCGAGAGCCTGATCGAGGAGATGTGGGGTGATTCGGTCCCGGACAACCAGGCGAACGCCCTGCAGGCCCACATCAGCCGCCTGCGCCGGAAGCTGAAGAGCCTGGAACCCGACCGGGTCACCTCCCGGGTCACCATCCACCCCTCCGGCTACCGGCTCACCGTCGGCCAGGGCGAGCTGGACGCCATCGAGTTCACCAAGACCGTCCGGCAGGCGGAGGTGGCCGCCGCGAGCGACCCGGCCGGCACCGCCCGCCTGCTCGCGGACGCACTCGCGATGTGGCGCGGCCCCGTCTTCGGCGACTTCGCCGGGGGCACGCTCTGCCAGCTGGCCTGCGGCCGCTACGAGGAGCACCGCATGCGGGCCATGGAGCTCCGCTTCGACGCCGAACTGAGCCTTCGCAACCACGCCGCCGTACTGGCCGAGCTGCACGACGCCCACACCAACCATCCGCTGCGGGAGCGCTTCTGCGAGCAGCTGATGATCGCCCTGTACCGCTCGGGCCGCCAGGCGGACGCACTGAACGTCTACCGCCGGATGTGGCAGCACCTCTCGGACGAGCTCGGCATCGAACCCTCGCCCTCGCTCCGCCGCGTGGAGAACGCGATCCTCTCCCACGACCCCTCCCTCGCGTGCAACTCCCCCGCACCGGTGGTGCTCCAGCCGGCGTGA
- a CDS encoding DUF2156 domain-containing protein, whose translation MPATTADTSVLEAIRSHTRSENASAFLALNSGNSTFTVPGADGVVVYRRTGGFAVQFGGPFAAPDAYDTLLDGFRQYVKDEGLELVGVQLQRADAERYAARGFTVNQVGASWAVRLPEFSLRGTRFMQLRNKISRAHRNGLVIKEVTAEDWQGAIAAIDEAWLGSKGGAHQLEFLVGQIGGEPQAHRRLFAGTIDDVPVAYISYSPVYGERAGWMHDLSRRVPEGSPGLMEAINAHAIEVFRAEGVEWLHFGFTPFTGLDAGHELGGHSPAFQWLMHALWAEGAALYPAQTQLSYKQKWAPDELIPEYVAFDRPTASLAGFAHVFRACKAF comes from the coding sequence ATGCCCGCGACCACTGCGGACACCTCGGTTCTCGAGGCGATCCGGTCACACACCCGGAGCGAGAACGCCAGCGCGTTCCTCGCGCTCAACAGCGGCAACAGCACCTTCACCGTCCCCGGCGCCGACGGTGTCGTCGTCTACCGCCGTACCGGCGGCTTCGCGGTTCAGTTCGGGGGGCCGTTCGCCGCCCCCGACGCCTACGACACCCTCCTCGACGGCTTCCGCCAGTACGTGAAGGACGAGGGGCTGGAGCTCGTCGGCGTCCAGCTCCAGCGCGCCGATGCCGAGCGCTACGCCGCGCGCGGCTTCACCGTCAACCAGGTGGGGGCCTCCTGGGCCGTGCGGCTGCCGGAGTTCTCCCTGCGGGGCACCCGCTTCATGCAGCTGCGCAACAAGATCTCCCGCGCGCACCGCAACGGCCTCGTGATCAAGGAGGTCACCGCGGAGGACTGGCAGGGTGCGATAGCGGCCATCGACGAGGCGTGGCTCGGCTCCAAGGGCGGCGCCCACCAGCTCGAGTTCCTCGTGGGGCAGATCGGCGGCGAGCCGCAGGCGCACCGCCGGCTGTTCGCGGGCACCATCGACGACGTCCCGGTGGCGTACATCTCGTACTCGCCGGTGTACGGCGAGCGGGCCGGCTGGATGCACGACCTCAGCCGCCGTGTGCCCGAGGGGTCCCCGGGGCTGATGGAGGCCATCAACGCCCACGCCATCGAGGTCTTCCGCGCCGAGGGCGTCGAGTGGCTGCACTTCGGCTTCACCCCGTTCACCGGACTCGACGCCGGCCACGAACTCGGCGGGCACAGCCCGGCGTTCCAGTGGCTGATGCACGCGCTCTGGGCCGAGGGCGCCGCGCTGTACCCCGCGCAGACCCAGCTGTCGTACAAGCAGAAGTGGGCCCCCGACGAGCTCATCCCGGAGTACGTCGCCTTCGACCGGCCCACCGCCTCGCTGGCCGGCTTCGCGCACGTCTTCCGCGCCTGCAAGGCCTTCTGA
- a CDS encoding class I tRNA ligase family protein, whose amino-acid sequence MNLLDLVRRGPARPHLVTAAYHTPNGPLHLGHIGGPFLSADVVARHLETLGHPVARISATDSHESYILMTARRASLAPETVATRYHDSALDALTGLGMRQDAWPDMHRDPYRAVYHERSHAAVADLERRGRLVRESEKLLHATATGRGLVGAFVHGRCPACGSGAAGSSCESCGLWFGPADLLDARPVLAEDGPAELRTVHSVFLPGDPRYFSGEEAARRFPPGYADLLEEYVAHNGRRIRLNHPLGWGVPWRGGAANDVHLSYGTGTYAAFSVLRDLYREADPAGRDAFARDTDVVTVATGGYDATLPWMFVLAFMDDDTDWQPHQHHIMNRFLLLNGAKFSTSRGHVIWAHDYLAAGLPVDPLRGYLASLSDAGRESDFRTAEFADWTSRVLAGRWDPAVRRALRDGTGDTAPVPHSFTAEAVAALTATADALRPPTTSPRAALAVLDDWVARADRGLAPGEHATWLAVLAVLAQPLMPSFAGALWKALGAEGSPTLAGPLPGRVTAPGAYEGLPAVSRAAVEALLPRQEATG is encoded by the coding sequence ATGAACCTCCTCGACCTCGTACGGCGCGGCCCGGCCCGCCCCCACCTCGTCACCGCCGCCTACCACACGCCCAACGGACCGCTCCACCTCGGCCACATCGGCGGCCCGTTCCTCTCCGCCGACGTCGTCGCCCGCCATCTGGAGACCCTCGGCCACCCGGTGGCCCGGATCTCGGCGACCGACTCGCACGAGTCGTACATCCTCATGACCGCCCGCCGCGCCTCCCTCGCGCCGGAGACCGTCGCCACCCGCTACCACGACTCGGCCCTCGACGCCCTCACCGGCCTCGGCATGCGCCAGGACGCCTGGCCCGACATGCACCGGGACCCGTACCGGGCGGTCTACCACGAGCGCAGCCACGCCGCGGTCGCGGACCTGGAGCGGCGCGGCCGGCTCGTCCGGGAGTCCGAGAAACTGCTCCACGCCACCGCCACCGGGCGCGGGCTCGTCGGCGCCTTCGTCCACGGCCGCTGCCCGGCGTGCGGCAGCGGCGCCGCGGGAAGCTCCTGCGAGTCGTGCGGCCTGTGGTTCGGCCCCGCCGACCTCCTCGACGCCCGGCCCGTCCTGGCGGAGGACGGACCGGCCGAACTCCGCACGGTGCACAGCGTCTTCCTCCCCGGCGACCCGCGGTATTTCTCCGGCGAGGAGGCGGCCCGCCGCTTCCCGCCGGGATACGCGGACCTCCTGGAGGAGTACGTGGCCCACAACGGGCGCCGCATCCGCCTCAACCACCCGCTGGGCTGGGGCGTGCCGTGGCGCGGCGGCGCGGCGAACGACGTCCACCTCAGCTACGGCACCGGCACCTACGCCGCGTTCAGCGTGCTGCGCGACCTCTACCGCGAGGCCGACCCCGCCGGACGCGACGCCTTCGCCCGCGACACCGACGTCGTCACCGTCGCCACCGGCGGCTACGACGCGACGCTGCCGTGGATGTTCGTGCTCGCCTTCATGGACGACGACACCGACTGGCAGCCCCACCAGCACCACATCATGAACCGCTTCCTGCTCCTGAACGGGGCCAAGTTCTCCACCAGCAGGGGCCACGTCATCTGGGCGCACGACTACCTGGCCGCCGGGCTGCCCGTCGACCCGCTGCGCGGCTACCTCGCCTCCCTCTCCGACGCCGGCCGGGAGAGCGACTTCCGCACCGCCGAGTTCGCCGACTGGACCAGCCGCGTCCTGGCCGGCCGCTGGGACCCGGCGGTCCGCCGGGCGCTGCGCGACGGCACGGGGGACACCGCACCGGTGCCGCACTCCTTCACGGCGGAGGCGGTCGCGGCCCTCACGGCCACGGCCGACGCCCTGCGCCCGCCGACCACCAGCCCGCGCGCCGCCCTCGCCGTCCTGGACGACTGGGTCGCGCGCGCCGACCGGGGCCTCGCACCGGGCGAACACGCCACCTGGCTGGCGGTCCTCGCCGTCCTCGCGCAGCCGCTGATGCCGTCCTTCGCCGGCGCGCTCTGGAAGGCCCTGGGCGCCGAGGGCTCCCCGACCCTCGCCGGTCCGCTCCCCGGCCGCGTCACCGCCCCGGGCGCCTACGAGGGCCTGCCGGCGGTCTCCCGCGCGGCGGTGGAGGCCCTCCTGCCGCGGCAGGAGGCCACCGGCTGA
- a CDS encoding DUF397 domain-containing protein produces MTVKRPEQHDHEGLAWVKSSHSAGDGGDCVDVAACLSGVHVRDSKDTNRPGLVVGGPAWTAFVGFARR; encoded by the coding sequence ATGACCGTGAAGCGACCGGAGCAGCACGACCATGAGGGACTCGCCTGGGTCAAGAGCAGTCACAGCGCTGGGGACGGCGGTGACTGTGTCGACGTAGCCGCGTGCCTCAGCGGTGTCCACGTGCGTGACTCCAAGGACACGAACCGTCCCGGGCTCGTCGTCGGTGGACCGGCGTGGACCGCCTTCGTCGGTTTCGCGAGGCGGTAG